A genome region from Alistipes dispar includes the following:
- a CDS encoding PASTA domain-containing protein: MEKPQNFLTRFRRNRLLWNLSLIAAIILSMAVAAHLVMQAGTRHGARRIVPDFSGTALDEARRIARANDLELHVNDSLFVPAYAGGIVLDQLPEGGVEVKPGRTVYITINSFRQKTVRVPYVAGRSLRQAKNMLEVAGLEIDELIYRPDLATNYVLEEYCGEKPVTQTSRLEAEIGSGVTLYVGVRDGDSLTVVPQVVGVPLAQAKGRLWELGLNVGRIDFDEGVNLLNEKEARVFVQTPSAEREANLGSRVDLRLTLDEKKLARFRAEAEKLAAETAEERIRAERERDSLARAGAFDRPDTGEERLPDTAAPASERQSPEQAEHRRPRTEPDEFFD; the protein is encoded by the coding sequence ATGGAAAAACCGCAGAATTTCCTCACCCGGTTCCGGCGGAACCGCCTGCTCTGGAACCTTTCGCTCATCGCCGCGATCATCCTCTCGATGGCCGTCGCCGCGCACCTCGTCATGCAGGCCGGCACGCGCCACGGAGCACGCCGCATCGTGCCCGACTTCTCGGGCACGGCGCTCGACGAAGCCCGCCGCATCGCCCGGGCGAACGACCTCGAGCTGCATGTGAACGACTCGCTTTTCGTCCCGGCCTACGCCGGGGGCATCGTCCTCGACCAGTTGCCCGAAGGGGGTGTCGAGGTCAAACCCGGCCGCACGGTCTATATCACGATCAACTCCTTCCGGCAGAAGACCGTCCGCGTGCCCTACGTGGCGGGCCGGTCGCTCCGGCAGGCCAAGAACATGCTCGAGGTGGCCGGGCTGGAGATCGACGAGCTGATCTACCGCCCCGACCTGGCCACCAACTACGTCCTCGAAGAGTACTGCGGGGAGAAGCCCGTGACGCAGACGAGCCGCCTCGAAGCCGAGATCGGCTCCGGCGTGACGCTCTACGTCGGCGTGCGCGACGGGGACAGCCTCACGGTCGTCCCGCAGGTCGTGGGCGTACCGCTCGCGCAGGCGAAAGGGCGTCTCTGGGAGCTGGGACTCAACGTCGGACGCATCGACTTCGACGAAGGGGTGAACCTGCTCAACGAGAAGGAGGCCCGCGTCTTCGTGCAGACCCCCTCGGCCGAACGCGAGGCCAACCTCGGGTCGCGCGTGGACCTGCGCCTGACGCTCGATGAGAAGAAGCTGGCCCGGTTCCGCGCCGAGGCCGAGAAACTGGCGGCCGAGACCGCCGAGGAGCGTATCCGGGCCGAACGGGAGCGCGACTCGCTCGCCCGAGCCGGCGCGTTCGACCGCCCCGACACCGGAGAGGAGAGGCTCCCGGACACCGCCGCCCCCGCCTCCGAACGCCAAAGCCCGGAGCAGGCCGAACACCGCCGTCCCCGGACCGAACCCGACGAATTCTTCGACTGA
- the tgt gene encoding tRNA guanosine(34) transglycosylase Tgt: MEFTLQYKDPASQARAGELRTDHGTIRTPIFMPVGTAATVKGLFHRDVRDEAKAQIILANTYHLYLRPGMEIIERAGGVHRFSTWEGPMLTDSGGFQVFSLAACRKLREEGCHFRSHIDGSKHLFTPESVIDTERTIGADIMMAFDECPPGDAPRDYAAKSLALTERWLDRCFDRYHRTQSKYGHYQALFPIVQGCAYPDLRAKAAENVKRYDADGYAIGGLAVGEPTEVMYEMIEVVNAILPENRPRYLMGVGTPVNILEGIARGVDMFDCVMPTRNGRNGQLFTSEGIINIRNRKWEDDFSPIDPEGTAFVDTLYTKAYLHHLAVCGEMLAAQIASLHNIAFYLRLVTAAREHIAAGDFAAWKETMVGKLQRRL; the protein is encoded by the coding sequence ATGGAATTCACCCTGCAATACAAAGACCCCGCGTCGCAGGCCCGCGCCGGGGAGCTGCGGACCGACCACGGCACGATCCGCACCCCGATCTTCATGCCCGTGGGCACGGCCGCGACCGTCAAGGGCCTCTTCCACCGCGACGTGCGCGACGAGGCGAAGGCGCAGATCATCCTCGCCAACACCTACCACCTCTACCTGCGGCCCGGCATGGAGATCATCGAACGGGCCGGCGGCGTACACCGCTTCTCGACGTGGGAGGGCCCGATGCTGACCGACAGCGGCGGCTTCCAGGTCTTCTCGCTCGCGGCGTGCCGCAAGCTCCGGGAGGAAGGCTGCCATTTCCGTTCGCACATCGACGGCTCGAAACACCTCTTCACGCCCGAGAGCGTGATCGACACCGAGCGCACGATCGGCGCCGACATCATGATGGCCTTCGACGAGTGCCCCCCCGGAGACGCGCCGCGCGACTATGCGGCCAAATCGCTCGCGCTGACCGAACGGTGGCTGGACCGCTGCTTCGACCGCTACCACCGGACGCAGTCCAAATACGGCCACTACCAGGCCCTCTTCCCCATCGTGCAGGGATGCGCCTACCCCGACCTGCGGGCGAAGGCCGCCGAAAACGTCAAGCGGTACGACGCCGACGGATATGCCATCGGCGGACTGGCCGTGGGCGAACCCACGGAGGTCATGTACGAAATGATCGAGGTGGTCAATGCCATCCTCCCGGAAAACCGCCCCCGCTACCTGATGGGCGTCGGCACGCCGGTGAACATCCTCGAGGGAATCGCGCGGGGCGTGGACATGTTCGACTGCGTGATGCCGACGCGCAACGGCCGCAACGGGCAGCTCTTCACGTCGGAAGGCATCATCAACATCCGCAACCGGAAATGGGAGGACGACTTCTCGCCCATCGACCCCGAAGGCACGGCCTTCGTCGATACACTCTACACGAAAGCCTACCTGCACCACCTCGCGGTCTGCGGCGAAATGCTCGCGGCGCAGATCGCCTCGCTGCACAACATCGCCTTCTACCTGCGCCTCGTGACCGCGGCCCGCGAACACATCGCGGCGGGCGACTTCGCCGCATGGAAAGAGACGATGGTCGGAAAACTGCAAAGACGACTCTGA
- a CDS encoding multidrug DMT transporter permease, with protein MYIVGNYFTAVVFCMITMLCWGSWGNTQKLASRSWRYELFYWDYVIGMVLFALLLGLTMGSAGDAGRPFLADLGQAAGASVGWVVLGGVIFNASNILLSASVSLAGMAVAFPLGVGIALVLGVIINYVGAPSGNPLVLFLGVAFIVLAIVCNGIASGCVQHGEESRRNNRKGLLLAVVAGVLMSLFYRFVVMGMDIADFHHPAAGMLTPYSAVFVFSLGVLVSNLLFNTLVMRWPFVGAPVGYGTYFKGSLPTHLVGMLGGAVWCLGTAFSYIASGEAGPAISYALGQGAPMVAAVWGVFIWKEFKGATPLVNRLLALMFLLFIGGLGLIIVAGN; from the coding sequence ATGTATATTGTCGGTAATTATTTTACGGCCGTCGTTTTCTGCATGATCACGATGCTGTGCTGGGGTTCCTGGGGCAATACCCAGAAACTCGCGTCGAGGAGTTGGCGTTACGAACTCTTTTACTGGGACTATGTGATCGGTATGGTGCTTTTTGCACTGTTGCTGGGGCTTACGATGGGCAGCGCCGGCGATGCGGGCCGTCCGTTCCTTGCGGATCTGGGACAGGCAGCCGGCGCATCCGTCGGATGGGTCGTTCTGGGGGGCGTGATTTTCAATGCCTCGAATATTTTGTTGTCGGCCTCCGTCTCGCTGGCCGGCATGGCCGTGGCATTCCCGTTGGGTGTGGGTATCGCACTGGTGCTGGGCGTCATCATCAATTACGTCGGAGCGCCCTCGGGCAATCCGTTGGTGTTGTTTCTGGGGGTTGCGTTCATCGTGCTGGCTATCGTCTGCAACGGCATCGCTTCGGGGTGCGTGCAGCATGGCGAGGAGAGCCGAAGAAACAACCGCAAAGGACTGTTGCTGGCAGTCGTCGCCGGTGTGCTGATGTCTCTTTTCTACCGATTCGTCGTCATGGGCATGGACATTGCCGATTTCCATCATCCTGCTGCGGGTATGCTGACTCCCTATTCGGCCGTTTTCGTCTTTTCGCTCGGCGTATTGGTCAGCAACCTGCTTTTCAATACGCTGGTCATGCGATGGCCTTTTGTCGGCGCTCCTGTAGGCTACGGAACCTATTTCAAAGGATCGTTGCCGACTCACCTGGTCGGTATGCTGGGCGGAGCTGTCTGGTGTCTGGGCACGGCGTTCAGCTACATTGCCTCGGGCGAAGCGGGGCCCGCCATTTCCTATGCACTCGGACAGGGTGCTCCGATGGTCGCCGCTGTTTGGGGCGTTTTCATCTGGAAGGAGTTCAAGGGCGCGACACCCCTTGTCAATCGGCTGCTCGCCCTGATGTTCCTGCTTTTCATCGGAGGATTGGGACTCATCATCGTAGCCGGAAATTGA
- a CDS encoding MalY/PatB family protein, with product MEKRQTPARHPGDAPAAGTCDFDRPIDRRGTNSVKYDTLAEHFGRGDLLPMWVADMDFETPDFIVGALRRRLEHPLYGYTAEPADYRPAITDWIRTHHGWEVRGEWIAYIPGIVKGIGLVIDRFVGKDEKVIIQPPVYHPFRLVPEGNGRQVVLNPLREHPGGGYSMDFDQLARVADDRCRLLLLSNPHNPGGIVWDPETLRRLAAFCDERGILVVSDEIHCDMALWDNRHTPFASVSEAAARCSITFGAPTKTFNIAGIVSSYAIVPDETLRNRFFSWLAANELDAPNLFAPIATVAAFREGEAWRRQMLRYVEGNVELVIGFCAEHLPAIRPLRPQASFLVWLDCRGLGLRHEELQRLFIDEARLALNDGALFGREGEGFMRLNVGAPRAVVREALERLRDAVARTVK from the coding sequence ATGGAAAAACGACAAACTCCCGCCCGACATCCCGGCGACGCCCCGGCCGCCGGGACCTGCGACTTCGACCGCCCCATCGACCGGCGCGGCACGAATTCGGTGAAATACGACACGCTCGCGGAGCACTTCGGCCGCGGCGACCTGCTGCCGATGTGGGTCGCCGACATGGATTTCGAGACGCCCGACTTCATCGTCGGCGCGCTCCGCCGGCGGCTGGAGCACCCGCTCTACGGCTACACGGCGGAACCCGCCGACTACCGCCCCGCGATCACCGACTGGATCCGCACGCACCACGGATGGGAGGTGCGCGGCGAATGGATCGCCTACATCCCGGGAATCGTCAAGGGCATCGGACTGGTCATCGACCGCTTCGTCGGGAAAGACGAGAAGGTCATCATCCAGCCGCCCGTCTACCACCCCTTCCGGCTCGTTCCCGAGGGAAACGGCCGGCAGGTCGTCCTCAACCCGCTGCGCGAGCACCCCGGCGGGGGCTACTCGATGGACTTCGACCAGTTGGCGCGCGTGGCGGACGACCGATGCCGCCTGCTGCTGCTCTCCAACCCGCACAACCCGGGCGGCATCGTCTGGGACCCGGAGACCCTGCGCCGGCTGGCCGCCTTCTGCGACGAACGCGGCATACTGGTCGTCTCCGACGAAATCCACTGCGACATGGCCCTGTGGGACAACCGCCATACGCCCTTCGCCTCGGTCTCCGAAGCCGCCGCACGGTGCAGCATCACCTTCGGCGCCCCGACCAAGACGTTCAACATCGCCGGCATCGTCAGCTCCTACGCCATCGTGCCGGACGAGACGCTGCGCAACCGCTTCTTTTCGTGGCTCGCGGCCAACGAACTCGACGCACCCAACCTCTTCGCGCCCATCGCCACCGTCGCGGCGTTCCGCGAGGGCGAGGCATGGCGGCGGCAGATGCTGCGCTACGTCGAAGGGAACGTCGAACTGGTCATCGGCTTCTGCGCCGAGCACCTTCCCGCCATCCGGCCCCTGCGGCCGCAGGCATCGTTCCTCGTCTGGCTCGACTGCCGCGGGCTCGGCCTCCGGCACGAGGAGTTGCAGCGCCTGTTCATCGACGAGGCGCGCCTCGCGCTCAACGACGGCGCCCTGTTCGGCCGCGAGGGCGAAGGCTTCATGCGTCTGAACGTCGGCGCACCGCGCGCCGTCGTCCGCGAAGCGCTGGAACGGCTGCGCGACGCCGTGGCCCGGACCGTAAAATAA
- a CDS encoding glycoside hydrolase family 97 protein has protein sequence MKSLLTCLLLLASLCPVAAKEHRVASVASPDAKNIVNILYDGQTLHYEVFRNEERILAPSPLTMTVDGRIWGSDARPNEISCGGADRTERFVVARKYPSVRDSYREVSLHYSGYRVEVRAYNDGVAYRFVGTTGREGCVEREGVAYAFDADCPSYTLLTGNLQNWFEENYSERMLSELPSDSISITPVLVRVGRYGVLLAEANLYDYPGLYLRPTGRGFEGVQAAYPRKEEFFDGTNKIYATEREPYLVKCGLDRAFPWRVTGIFDDDASILGSELIYLLSDKTRNDYSWVRPGKVLWDWWNHNNIYGVDFKAGINTTTYLYMVDFAAEHGIEYLLIDEGWSERDDLLTLNPEVDMPAVCRHAAEKGVGIMLWAKWINVDRQLDEAFEMMRSWGVKGVKIDFMDRNDAKMVNFYERVARKAEECRMLVDFHGSYPNEGMRAKYPLLMTREGVVGLEYNKWSDRATPRHDLIIPFLRMWVGPMDYTPGAMLNAQRESFRVNAVEPMSQGTRVHQLAMYVVYESPLQMLSDSPTKYLENPECFDFLKQVPTVWDETRPLFGEIGRNIGVARRSGDRWFVGIMSGDTLQNVTFDLSFLGNGNYVMTAFCDGVNAEVNGRDYKCFGQEVTAADRIPVALATGGGFAAVIRPKMDSGEHSDR, from the coding sequence ATGAAAAGTCTGCTGACCTGTCTGCTGCTCCTGGCATCATTGTGTCCGGTCGCCGCGAAGGAACACCGCGTGGCGAGCGTGGCTTCGCCCGATGCCAAAAATATCGTGAACATTCTCTACGACGGGCAGACGCTCCATTACGAAGTCTTCCGTAACGAAGAGCGCATCCTCGCGCCGTCGCCGCTGACCATGACGGTTGACGGTCGTATCTGGGGCTCCGACGCCCGGCCGAACGAAATCTCGTGCGGCGGCGCGGACCGAACCGAACGTTTCGTCGTCGCTCGTAAATACCCATCCGTACGCGACAGTTACCGGGAGGTTTCGCTACACTATTCCGGCTACCGGGTGGAAGTGCGCGCCTATAACGACGGCGTTGCCTATCGGTTTGTCGGGACGACCGGCCGCGAAGGCTGTGTGGAACGGGAGGGAGTCGCCTACGCATTCGATGCGGACTGCCCCTCCTATACCCTGCTGACCGGGAATCTGCAAAACTGGTTTGAGGAGAACTACTCTGAACGGATGCTGAGCGAGCTCCCGTCCGACAGTATTTCGATAACCCCGGTCCTGGTCCGTGTCGGACGTTACGGCGTGTTGCTGGCCGAGGCCAACCTCTACGACTATCCGGGCCTCTACCTGCGCCCCACGGGGCGGGGGTTCGAGGGTGTGCAGGCCGCCTATCCCCGCAAGGAGGAGTTTTTCGACGGCACCAACAAGATCTATGCTACCGAGCGTGAACCCTATCTGGTGAAATGCGGGCTCGACCGGGCCTTTCCATGGCGTGTCACGGGTATTTTCGATGACGACGCCTCGATTCTCGGCAGCGAGCTTATCTATCTGCTCTCGGACAAAACCCGGAACGACTATTCGTGGGTGCGTCCCGGCAAAGTGCTCTGGGACTGGTGGAACCACAACAACATCTACGGGGTGGACTTCAAGGCGGGCATCAACACCACGACTTATCTCTATATGGTGGATTTCGCGGCCGAACACGGTATCGAGTATCTGCTCATCGACGAGGGATGGTCGGAGCGTGACGATCTTCTGACGCTCAATCCCGAGGTGGACATGCCTGCCGTTTGCCGCCATGCTGCCGAAAAAGGTGTGGGCATCATGCTTTGGGCCAAATGGATCAATGTGGACAGGCAGCTCGACGAGGCATTCGAAATGATGCGGTCGTGGGGCGTGAAGGGCGTGAAGATCGACTTCATGGACCGGAACGATGCCAAGATGGTCAATTTCTATGAGCGTGTGGCCCGTAAGGCCGAAGAGTGCCGTATGCTGGTCGATTTCCACGGGTCGTATCCTAACGAGGGCATGCGGGCGAAATATCCGCTGCTGATGACACGCGAAGGAGTCGTGGGTCTCGAATACAACAAATGGAGCGATCGCGCCACCCCGCGTCACGACCTGATCATTCCTTTCCTGCGGATGTGGGTGGGGCCGATGGACTACACTCCCGGCGCCATGCTCAACGCCCAGCGGGAATCGTTCCGCGTCAATGCGGTGGAACCGATGAGCCAGGGTACGCGCGTGCACCAGTTGGCGATGTACGTCGTCTACGAAAGCCCGTTGCAGATGCTTTCGGACAGTCCGACCAAGTACCTTGAGAATCCGGAGTGTTTCGATTTCCTGAAACAGGTCCCCACCGTCTGGGACGAGACGCGTCCGCTGTTCGGGGAGATCGGCCGCAATATCGGCGTGGCGCGCCGTAGCGGTGACAGATGGTTCGTCGGCATCATGAGCGGCGACACACTCCAGAATGTGACGTTCGATCTTTCGTTTCTCGGTAACGGGAACTATGTCATGACGGCCTTCTGCGACGGTGTGAATGCCGAGGTGAATGGCCGGGATTATAAATGTTTCGGGCAGGAAGTGACGGCCGCCGACCGGATTCCGGTCGCATTGGCGACGGGAGGCGGTTTTGCCGCCGTGATCCGTCCGAAGATGGATTCGGGGGAACATTCGGACCGATAA
- a CDS encoding LptF/LptG family permease, whose translation MKARWPGFRILDRYILGKFLSTFFFAIAMIIVIVVIFDYVEKVDNFTESHAPFKGIVFTYYLNFIPYFINQFSGLFTFIACIFFTSKMAYQTEIVAMLSGGMSFRRLMWPYFLGALIIGSLSLALNLWLIPISQRKVVAFSQEYIDKEKGSYERHIYRQIEPGTFAYIRGYNGTTQQASFFALEHYDGGSMTHSLEAADIRFNPETKRWTASRYTKREFDSLGMETFEQFRNLDTLINLEVTELGEINDLIQTMNISQLSEFLDQQRAKGSDSINIIEVERHSRYAYPFSTFILTLIGVSLSSRKVRGGTGLHIGIGTGLCFSYILFNRFFEEFAKSGSLPPGLAVWLPNIIYLCIAIYLYRKAPK comes from the coding sequence ATGAAAGCGCGCTGGCCCGGGTTCAGGATACTGGACCGCTACATACTCGGAAAGTTCCTCTCGACCTTCTTCTTCGCCATCGCGATGATCATCGTCATCGTGGTCATCTTCGACTATGTGGAGAAGGTGGACAACTTCACCGAATCGCACGCGCCGTTCAAGGGGATCGTATTCACCTACTACCTCAATTTCATCCCCTACTTCATCAACCAGTTCAGCGGCCTGTTCACCTTCATCGCCTGCATCTTCTTCACCTCGAAGATGGCCTACCAGACCGAAATCGTGGCGATGCTCTCGGGCGGCATGTCGTTCCGGCGGCTCATGTGGCCCTACTTCCTCGGCGCGCTGATCATCGGTTCGCTCTCGCTCGCGCTGAACCTCTGGCTCATCCCGATCTCGCAGCGCAAGGTCGTGGCTTTCAGCCAGGAGTACATCGACAAGGAGAAAGGGTCCTACGAACGCCACATCTACCGGCAGATCGAACCCGGCACGTTCGCCTACATCCGCGGCTACAACGGCACGACGCAACAGGCGTCGTTCTTCGCGCTGGAGCACTACGACGGCGGTTCGATGACCCATTCGCTCGAAGCCGCCGACATACGGTTCAACCCCGAGACCAAACGCTGGACGGCTTCGCGCTACACCAAGCGCGAGTTCGACTCGCTGGGCATGGAGACCTTCGAACAGTTCCGCAACCTCGACACGCTCATCAACCTCGAGGTGACCGAACTGGGCGAGATCAACGACCTGATCCAGACCATGAACATCTCCCAGCTCAGCGAATTCCTCGACCAGCAGCGCGCCAAGGGCTCCGACTCGATCAACATCATCGAGGTCGAGCGCCACTCGCGCTACGCCTACCCCTTCTCGACCTTCATCCTGACGCTCATCGGCGTCTCGCTCTCCTCGCGCAAGGTGCGCGGCGGCACGGGACTGCACATCGGCATCGGCACGGGTCTGTGTTTTTCGTACATTCTCTTCAACCGTTTCTTCGAGGAGTTCGCCAAGAGCGGCTCCCTGCCTCCCGGACTGGCCGTCTGGCTGCCCAACATCATCTATCTCTGTATCGCCATTTACCTCTACCGGAAGGCGCCGAAATAA
- a CDS encoding YgiQ family radical SAM protein, whose amino-acid sequence MFLPTTIKEVRERGWDSLDVILFSGDAYIDHPAFGPAVVGRLLEAEGYRVAIVPQPNWRDDLRDFTKLGPPRLFFGVSAGAMDSMVNHYTANLRLRHDDAYTPGGKAGFRPDHAVTVYTRILKRLYPHVPVVVGGIEASLRRLTHYDYWSDSLKPSVLAESGADLLIYGMGERVVQQVARALRNGYNAKLLRRIRQVAFLADESYVARLDPAATIRLHSYEECVRDKRAFGENFTVIETQSNLMEPEATLVEPTGDRYVVVTPPNATLTTEELDHSFDLPYERAPHPRYRGKGDIPAWEMIKFSVNIHRGCFGGCSFCTISAHQGKFINSRSERSILDEVRRVAAMPGFKGYLSDVGAPSANMYRMGGRDRELCRKCRRPSCLHPARCPNLCNDHRPLLALYEKIRAVKGIKKAFIGSGIRYDLFDGPAYLETVLKHHTSGRLKVAPEHTEDNVLKLMRKPPFALFERLNADFRRICDEEHLPYQLIPYFISSHPGCTEQDMKSLADKVLGRLHFNLEQVQDLTPTPMTLSSVMFWTGENPYTHKRIYVARSQEEKRRQKSYFFGGRRPGPDRRKPVPDKRKPEADEGKTGTDGLRSFSPAGSGQGTEETRRNFRRSAPRRDASATRDTDRAKHSSRKKGRPK is encoded by the coding sequence TTGTTCCTGCCCACCACCATAAAAGAGGTCCGCGAACGCGGATGGGACAGCCTGGACGTCATCCTCTTCTCGGGCGACGCCTACATCGACCACCCCGCCTTCGGACCGGCCGTCGTGGGGCGGCTGCTCGAAGCCGAGGGCTACCGCGTGGCGATCGTCCCGCAGCCCAACTGGCGCGACGACCTGCGCGATTTCACCAAGCTGGGACCGCCGCGCCTCTTCTTCGGCGTCTCGGCCGGAGCGATGGATTCGATGGTGAACCACTACACGGCCAACCTCCGGCTGCGCCACGACGACGCCTACACGCCGGGCGGCAAGGCGGGATTCCGCCCCGACCATGCCGTGACGGTTTACACGCGGATCCTCAAACGGCTGTATCCCCACGTCCCGGTGGTCGTCGGAGGCATCGAGGCCTCGCTGCGCCGTCTGACCCACTACGACTACTGGAGCGACTCGCTCAAGCCCTCGGTGCTGGCCGAGTCGGGCGCCGACCTGCTGATCTACGGCATGGGCGAACGGGTCGTGCAGCAGGTGGCCCGGGCGCTGCGCAACGGCTACAACGCCAAGCTGCTGCGCCGCATCCGGCAGGTAGCCTTCCTCGCCGACGAAAGCTATGTCGCGCGGCTCGACCCCGCCGCGACGATCCGCCTGCACTCCTACGAGGAGTGCGTGCGCGACAAACGGGCCTTCGGGGAGAACTTCACGGTGATCGAGACCCAGAGCAACCTCATGGAACCGGAGGCGACGCTCGTGGAACCCACGGGCGACCGGTACGTCGTCGTGACGCCTCCCAATGCGACGCTCACGACCGAAGAGCTGGACCACTCGTTCGATCTCCCCTACGAACGCGCCCCGCACCCGCGCTACCGCGGCAAGGGCGACATTCCGGCGTGGGAGATGATCAAGTTCTCGGTCAATATCCACCGGGGTTGCTTCGGAGGCTGCTCGTTCTGTACGATTTCCGCCCATCAGGGCAAGTTCATCAACTCGCGCAGCGAGCGGTCGATCCTCGACGAAGTGCGGCGCGTCGCCGCCATGCCCGGATTCAAGGGCTACCTCTCGGACGTCGGGGCCCCCTCGGCCAACATGTACCGCATGGGCGGCCGCGACCGGGAGCTGTGCCGCAAGTGCCGCCGCCCGTCGTGCCTCCACCCCGCCAGGTGTCCCAACCTCTGCAACGACCACCGGCCGCTACTGGCGCTCTACGAAAAGATCCGCGCGGTGAAGGGCATCAAAAAGGCCTTTATCGGCAGCGGCATCCGCTACGACCTGTTCGACGGACCCGCCTATCTGGAGACGGTGCTGAAGCACCACACCTCGGGCCGGCTCAAGGTGGCGCCCGAGCACACGGAGGACAACGTACTGAAACTCATGCGGAAACCGCCGTTCGCACTCTTCGAGCGGCTCAATGCGGATTTCCGCCGCATCTGCGATGAGGAACATCTGCCCTACCAGCTCATCCCCTACTTCATCTCCTCGCACCCGGGCTGCACCGAGCAGGACATGAAATCGCTGGCCGACAAGGTGCTGGGCCGCCTGCACTTCAACCTGGAGCAGGTGCAGGACCTCACCCCGACGCCGATGACCCTCTCGTCGGTAATGTTCTGGACGGGCGAAAACCCCTACACGCACAAACGGATCTACGTCGCCCGCTCGCAGGAGGAGAAGCGGCGGCAGAAAAGCTACTTCTTCGGCGGAAGACGCCCCGGACCGGACCGCAGAAAACCGGTCCCGGACAAAAGAAAGCCGGAAGCGGACGAAGGGAAAACCGGAACAGACGGTTTGCGGTCCTTTTCTCCGGCGGGAAGCGGGCAGGGGACGGAGGAGACACGGCGGAATTTCCGGCGTTCTGCGCCCCGGAGGGACGCATCCGCAACGAGAGACACGGACCGGGCAAAACACAGTTCAAGAAAAAAAGGCCGACCGAAATAA
- a CDS encoding RluA family pseudouridine synthase, which yields MRTERYDTERSGEERLPAPGFPDATGDLPASDGDAVTGEEDEEDGEEAGLYEHFAVTADKGQTPLRLDKFLTVRMEHCSRNRIQAAADSGNILVNGKPAKSSYKVKPLDRIRIVMPYPRRETELRPEPMPLDIPYEDDDLLIVNKPAGLVVHPGVGNYTGTLVNGLMHHLNAQGIPAGEQNRAGLVHRIDKNTSGLLVIAKNEQAHARLAKQFFDHTIQRRYVALVWGNFEQDEGTITGNIGRSPRERQKMYVFADGSDGKHAVTHWKVLRRYGYVTLVECRLETGRTHQIRVHMAWIGHPLFNDERYGGDRILKGTTFAKYRQFVENCFAVMPRHALHARLLGFEHPATHRPMLFDSELPDDFKALLTKWDAYAVRPEEE from the coding sequence ATGCGCACCGAACGGTACGATACGGAACGCTCCGGGGAAGAGCGGCTTCCCGCGCCCGGATTTCCGGACGCGACCGGCGATCTCCCCGCGTCCGACGGGGACGCCGTGACCGGGGAGGAGGACGAGGAAGACGGCGAGGAGGCGGGGCTGTACGAGCACTTCGCCGTCACGGCCGACAAGGGACAGACGCCCCTGCGGCTGGACAAGTTCCTGACCGTCCGCATGGAGCACTGCTCGCGCAACCGCATCCAGGCGGCGGCCGACAGCGGCAACATCCTCGTGAACGGCAAACCCGCCAAGTCGAGCTACAAGGTGAAACCGCTGGACCGCATCCGGATCGTGATGCCCTACCCGCGGCGCGAGACGGAGCTGCGGCCCGAGCCGATGCCGCTCGACATCCCCTACGAGGACGACGACCTGCTGATCGTGAACAAACCCGCGGGGCTGGTCGTCCATCCGGGCGTGGGCAACTACACCGGCACGCTCGTGAACGGTCTGATGCACCACCTCAACGCGCAGGGCATCCCCGCCGGGGAGCAGAACCGCGCCGGGCTGGTGCACCGCATCGACAAGAACACCTCGGGGCTGCTGGTCATCGCCAAGAACGAGCAGGCGCACGCCCGGCTGGCCAAACAGTTCTTCGACCACACGATCCAGCGCCGCTACGTGGCCCTCGTGTGGGGCAACTTCGAACAGGACGAGGGGACCATCACGGGCAACATCGGACGCAGCCCCCGCGAGCGGCAGAAAATGTACGTCTTCGCCGACGGATCGGACGGCAAGCACGCCGTGACGCACTGGAAGGTACTGCGGCGCTACGGCTACGTGACGCTCGTGGAGTGCCGGCTCGAAACGGGCCGCACGCACCAGATCCGCGTGCACATGGCCTGGATCGGCCACCCGCTCTTCAACGACGAGCGCTACGGCGGCGACCGCATCCTGAAGGGCACGACCTTCGCCAAATACCGCCAGTTCGTCGAGAACTGCTTCGCGGTGATGCCGCGCCACGCCCTGCACGCCCGGCTGCTGGGTTTCGAACACCCGGCGACGCACCGCCCGATGCTCTTCGACAGCGAGCTGCCGGACGACTTCAAGGCCCTGCTGACCAAGTGGGACGCCTACGCCGTCCGCCCCGAAGAGGAGTGA